aatctaattctccttagagatgtatatggtctccatgagtcaaaatcatatatttaaaatattcactaaaagaaaggaaacaaacgacaaccgaacaaagtgtcctaatttaataaaaattagaattaaagttactaagttataacagccccagtaagcttaaacagaccggtcttcacagacggcacccgttcacgagtatgacgcgtatctcagccatcgcctccctcaacctttattcgggaaggtggcgacccgatcaacgacgccaccgcagcaaagacttttaagtgtgcatgacatgttcaagctgccaggctaaattaaatattcaaataataaaacatagctgtaagacactatattctgtgctcgtatgttacagaggaaggaaatatagatttatacaataaaattaaagtaagataaacattaaacacataatcttggagacAGATCAACACCAAAAAAAGTGCAaatttgaactttatgccttgaAAATACGGTTGTCAATAAAGGAGCTGCATCataaaacaacataaaataatttctaCAGATTAGGGTAAATTGAATCTTATGTTAACTTCATAAAGCCCTTGAAAAGTGCAAAAGATGCCATTGCTGCACAAAGTACGACTGTCGAAACTGTCCTCTCCTGTGACTCCTGTCTGACCTGAACTTGTCCTCTGGCAGTCCCAATACTTTTCAATCCCTCCTGTCCTGTGCAACCTTAATAGGCCTTTTAAAAGTATACCCGAACCTGAGCTGCCCAGACTCCTTATTCCCCCCGAACCCTCCCTCTCAGTCTCTAGGCTTCCATCCCTTCATGACTCTTTCCACCTCTCTCTCGACTACAACTTCCGTAAACCGTCTTTCGAAATCGATGAATGCGTACTGCTTGGACTTGCCCGTAAGTATGTCTTGCTCATCCTTTTCAATCCCTTATGTCGTCTCCAACCTTAATAGTCCTCTTAAAGGCCTGTCCCTACACCCGAACCTGAGCTGTCCAGGCTCCTTATTCCCCCCGAACCCTCCCTCTCGTCTCCTAGGCTTCCATCCCTTCATGACTCTCTCCACCTCTCTCTCGACTACAACTTCCGTAAACCGTCTTCCGAAATCGATGAATGCGTACTGCTTGGACTTGCCCATAAGTATGTCTTGCTCATCCTTTTCAATCCCTTATGTCGTCTCTAACCTTAATAGGCCTCTTAAAAGGCCTGTCCCTACACCCGAACCTGAGCTGTCCAGAGTCCTTATTCCCCCCAAACCCTCCCCCTAGTCTCCTAGGCTTCCATCCCTTCATGACTCTCTCCACCTCTCTCTCGACTACAACTTCCGTGTTGTCGATGTATTCTTTATGTTTCTGTAGAGCCCGGTCGACGTCGGCGCTGCGTTCGAACTCGATGAATGCGTACTGCTTGGACTTGCCCGTCACTATGTCCTTGACGAGACGGCAGCGGACGATTTTGCCACAGTCGGAGAACTCTGATATTAGGGTCTCCTGGAAAATAGAGAATGGGCTAgattcctatacttaaaataaaatattttatgcagtgcacgaaataaagcaccacataattagaagaaaaatatggacagtagttatgcttaaacataatttcttcaatataaagtaaatgaattgaccgtgacgtcactcctcagtattcatagtaatttcatattagcaaatctttttgacagttcttaaaaagaagctgatttgactagtaggaaactagcctattccgaAAGTATAGTCAACGACAAAATGCGAATATAGGGTTGCCCTGTTGCGTAGGTATACTAATTAGTAAGCAactgaaaataattatgtattttttattttttaacaatgaaGTATGTACTTGCTTATTGAtgatcagggcccgtaactttcatgccgatgacatcaatttgacgtcacgctgcatataggatgattcaaataattttattgtaataattaatcattattcatcaatcaattcaatcatgtacaaatgacttcaaaagtgagctactcatacgtgaaataattaatacctacttgatacgtgaaacgaaaaggaaacaattttgttttgtttttataatttattggaatatggtaacaaaactatttaataaaaaaggtatgtataaaaataaaaaaataattttatttactattcacgtatcaagtaggtattaatttaattaattattttacgtatgaatagattagtattgaagtcattattaaaatgattgatgaataatgattaattattaaataaaactcttgaatcacctatatgcagtgtgacgtcaaatttatgtcatcagaatgaaagttacgggccctgttgATGATTGTATAAAATGCTCATTTGGTACCTTCATAGAAAAACATATTGTATGTATAGCATAACATAGTACTGActgcctgttgtttacctttgttcgtgttgcttccttgttttgtattgttgtattttatcaagtgtgcaataaagagtatttgtattgtactgTATTGTACTTTATACTTACAATAATtttatgtgacgttatctgggtaaagggatcttattgtcgatggcgcttacgtcccgtgGCGTTGGCCGGGTTACCCAGACAATGGCACTTATTACGAAGACTATAGTCTAGTATTAGGAGCAATGGTTACAAGAGCCATCCACATGTAAGTACTTACAATGTTTTGGGCGAGAACAAAGGTCACAAAGGTGCTACATTACAAAATCAGAAATGTCCGTTTTAGACCCTGTTTaggtcatattattaaattaaaacggaacttaatcgcgtaaaacttacgttttatatggTTAGGTCATCATAGAATACATCCCTGATTAGATCCCATACAATTGTATTCATGAGTCATGAATTCATTCcaaatattacaataaaaaaaaattgtcatgaACTGCAAGAGTGAACTAAAATCATACCTGAGTTGTTCTAGGATGCAGCCGAGCTACGAATATGGTGTGCCTTGCGTCTCCTCGTACAGACTTGTTGGGAACGTATTCTGAGTCAAGTGCAAAGAGGATGGCTCGGTCATGTGGTATTGTGTCCGTACCTTAAACACATGTACTTGAATTAGGAGTGTTGgttacatttaaaaattaaaaattatatctaTAAATTGCTTATTCAAATAATCACATTCAGTGCAAGTGGACCTACAGACAGTGAACCCGTTACCTGATCTTGAGTCATTGGTGCAGCGCTCTTAAGGATGCTGGCTAATCCATCATATTATTGATGTCACAGGCACtaatattgataaattcacTGCATCCAGCAAGAGACAAGACACAAAGTAGTAACCTAGTAACAATTTGGAGTACACCGGTCAGATTGCTACTACCAACAATAACTGTACTATGAACTATCAGCAGTATaggaataatttaattttttctcTTAGACACCCCAAGCAACATCCACCATAAGAATATTCTATAATTGATAATTTCTTATTTAGCATTCATAGACTATTTCAAGTTAATTTAGTATAacttaaaagtttattattttatgttttaacTACAAAGTGCTGACTATTTTAAATGTCTACAAgctattttgttatttttactcttacatataaacacttcacttatagaaataaatacATGTAAAATGTTTGAGCCATGAAATACAAGAATTTTGCTTAATGATGGTCTGGTCCTACCATGGTGAACTGCGTTCGACATGGTACCTCTGTTGCACATGTAAATGCAAACTTAAGCGTAACAATGAGGCATGAGGCAAACCGTGGTTAGCGATAAGGCCTCTGATATGCAGATCATTACTGTTATACCATGGCTTAAGTAAGTACTTAAGATGTAACTAACTAATATGAATACTGTATGTACAAAACATAACCTAATTCTCACCATCGATTGAGCCGATTTTGACTGGATCGTACTCTGTAGCATATCGCTGGAACTTATCTTCTTCACGAGACATTTCGTTTTGTATATTATTACTTTTTATGATAAGAAACAATGATATTATATAGTCATTTAAATTGTAAACAAAGCTCTGCCTGTGCTGCGAATGTACGacaaatgtcaatgtcactgtgacaGATAGTGATGTAACTCTTATTTTCATTACGATTCCCATAATCGTATCGATACTAAGAATATTGTAGCTATAATCGATTGTATAATATGTAACTAAAATATGGTTCGTTACCAAAGAGAAGAACGCCAACTTCGTACAAAAAATGCCCCCTTCCAGTCACACACACTTACACAACCTTCATAATAATACGTTTATACTAGTGGCGGTCTCAAGCAAATCCCTGAGACATTGAATGGAACAAAAAGTGACCACCGGTTTagcgcatgcgcggatccaggggggtaTCATGTCatgacaccccccccccccaggTTGGCCATACAATTACCCCACGTGACCCGCCCCCCTGGACACCAGTGGACACTATGGAATGTATAAATTCTGGACAAGAAGCTGGTCGTTACACAGGTTCTCACGGGGTTTACTACATTAATTGATAAAACCTTGCTGCTATTGCATATCATGTTTTTATCGTCAGATTCTGTTTTACACAAGGGACTACAATACAAGCGCGTCAAACTTCAGACCGTTTTAGCAAGGGCGCCATCTAGTGAATCTCTCAATCTTACCGAGAGTTCGAAGATAGGTATAGTGTAGATGGCGTTGTAGTACCCTTTTacaaatttttgttttgtttttcttagataTTTTTGAGCATCCGACCGATAAAGATGAAGTtcaatttattttgcaaaaaaaactgcCGTCTATTTAAGAGAGAGAATAATAAAACTAAGAGTCCTTGAGAAACAAGCACCACAATGtcatatatatgtacctacacttGTACACATCTTGTATTGTAGGCTTATACTTGTAGTGCGGGAGCCCAAGAGAGGATTTCTGTAGTTACTCTATATAAAATTATATGACCAAGAACCTTTTATGCTTTTGCTATAGAGTTACTTGGCTTTTACAAGTAAATTCCATTGTCTTTGATGAAAGTAAAATATCAATCCAAATctaattatctatttatttatttaacatcatGATTAAAAATCAATTCAGAAGCCAGCTATAATCAtcaaattataatttgtataaaattacttcGCACTCTTGTGGATGAATGAAACGCAACTTTATTCATTCGTTTTTGAAGGATTCCTATTGTATTAATTATCGGCCGAAGTACAGTGTAGATCAATTATTCAACTCTATTTCCTTCTGTACGTCCGGATGTCGGCATCTACAGGTTGCAATTCTCAGCCGATTGTCGTGAGATTTTGCGACCTGATTAATACGATTAAATATCGAGTAACTTCACACTTAGCGACGCCGCCGCCGGCTCCCCAGCTACTGTAAATATCGATAAAGGTAGTCTCAGTGAATGTTTTATCAAATCAGCCGCAACGATGCAGTATACCACGAGCGAGGTCGCATAAGAATAATAATGATGTATGTATGTGCAGAACTTGTGTTCTGGAAACTGTAATAAAAAATTAGGATACAAGCGCGGAAAAGTCCTCTTTTTCTAAATTCCGTCGAAAGAAAACGattttcctcttcgcacgtgttcGTTTTTTACAGAAGAGAAGTAGATGGTTACTACTTTCGATAGACATGTCGAAACCTCAAAGGGTacctatgtacagtcaaccaatttgaatcctaggccactgtagaaccttttcacagtaaacgtcgaAGTGACTTCTTTGACAAATACAGCACGGTGTCAATGAgatagggttctagagtggcctaggattcaaattggttgactgtacctactgtaaGTAACCATTATTTTCCGAATGCTTTACACATTAGGTTTTCCTACTGGGGCAAAGGGGCATGTTGTAAAAATGGGTaggtatacaaaaataaaaccacCCAAATATAATCAAAGAAAGCATGTTACACTTTTATAACTAACTGAAAATATCTTTCAATAGGTATAATCTTTGTCACACTATAGTGGCGCTATTTTAACACGTATGAcaataatatgaatatataataaacaattatacCTTGTGTTATAACAAATCAACATACACCGGCGTAGGCGTTGCGAGGGTTGAAAGGGCCTACCGCGGACTCCGAAGGTAAGGCATCTTTCTCTTTTATTCCAATTAAGGCGTACGTAATTAAGGGTACGTCATATTAGGCGTTGTGCAGGGCggagcgtgcggcgtgcatctcaaacaattgaagctcatacaactgtcctgagtcgacgctgcacagggtggacgcacgctcgcccgccccaccgaacgctccgagcgtccactcaggcttTACAATAAGAGTGACGGAGAAAGTTGCATACACTTTGCGTAGGTATTTAGGTATTCGCAGTCGGCCCTCTGATGCTCCGTCGTATAGTAAAATATGCGAAATTTCCACATAACATTTCAGAAACATCGCGTATTTCGAATGAGAGTTTTCTTACTTTGTGTAATTTCCGAGATATTTTCCAATATTGTGGAAACTTTGCACAACTTTCACTGTAATAATAAactacagattttattttaaccAGACTAAATTTGAGAAGATGCCGACAAGATTCAACATTCTGTTTGTAGTAAGGAAATTGTTTTGTGAATGATTTCGTTCCTAGTTACAGAGACAAACAATACCGGTTGGCcagtaaatataattatttgttttatattgtttgatACTATTACGTTTATGAAATATTACTTTTGAAGATAATGAGTATGGTTCAAATTAAAATtcgcgtatttttaattaatgagattgtataaaatatacgTAAGTAAGAAAGTAAGATACTTAATACATATTTCTATAGACTTTTTTGACAATATGTTTGAGCCTGGTTTGGGCCACCTTGTATGAAAATTCGATCTAATATTATTGTCACTGTGACAAGACACAAAACCGTATCGTCAACaaatttgaatcataggccactgtacctttgcacagtaaacgtcaatgtaactttttatggcaaatagaacactGTTTAAATAAGACaaggttctagagtggcctaggattcaaattggttgactgtgcaAGTCAAAACAAATGCCAATACCACACACAGAAAAGGGACCAGCCTCAAAATACTATAAATGTTCTCACAGCCTAGTGTTTACTAGGAGACCAATGTTCCACAGTAGGAGTAGGACGAGAGGCTGGAGTGACTGACAATGACATCACTCGACTTAAGTCGGTCAGGTCAAATCGTGCGAGTTCGTTCGTCCGGGCACTGGCGACATCGCTCGCTGTTGCCATACTTttaagtgtaaggcctgaggcACGCTCATAGAGGTGCACGGgacggggcgtgcggcgtgcatgtcaaacaactgAAGCTCTAACTAATATCCCGAGGCGACGCTGCATAGCGTGCACGCGGGCCACCCCGCCCCGCcgaccgagcgtccactcaggccttaacACTGAAGCGAAGTTCAGCAGCTTTGAGTTACATTACAATACCAGCCTTAGCTGACGAAACATTAGCCCCCGTGTATCCCTGGCTTAACAATTACGCTGCCAAATGCAAGTGGATCAACTTTTTTGTACTTCAGTATATTTTGTAGATAATTCTACTAACAAGTATAATAGGTAGGCCATACTAGAAATGTATAAGCCATAAACTAAATACAGAAATCCAAGTTTGATATAATTTATAAACCATAAAACCATGGCAACGAGAAACACATCAAAACTGATTCACCCAAAGGGAAATAAGTAGAAAATCAAAGTCACAATTCTTAGTCATTAATTCAAGTCAAATCagcaaataatattaaaatgaacGGAGCTCAAAAATACTAGTAATATTAGAGATTAGAGCGATAAGTCCGTCTGTTACTTATTTACGGCAAAAAAAAACTGGAATGTAGAAAGCTTGTGAATGTACAAGGACTATTTTTAGAAATAAACCGTCTAGGGCGAAAGAGTATACACCCACGCCCCTATGCAGACTTTGAAAGAAGCCATTTTTCCAAACTTTTAAGAAATTTCGTTATTACAATGAGAAATGTTCTTAagttacacatatttatacaaaaaaaacctgattcagttaaaaaaaaaccaacaaCTTGCTAATAGGCAGCTGACCCGAATTGAAAAATACAgacaaaaatagaaaaataaaagtCTCTTGTGAGCATCTCAAATATCAATCAATAGTAACACAATCGTTCCTCGCAACGCATGTCGCAGGCAGGAGCAATTCGCACAGCAAAACAGGCCAGTCGGCCAGCGGCTGCCTACACCTACACCACCTCACATCTGCATCATCAAATCTCAAATTATTCTTTAATCTTTGCAAATATTAAAAGATTTGGAAACAGTGGCCACAGTGCCAGCCGCTGCCCGCAGTCGCATTCGCCCATCACTAAACACATCACCAATGTCATCATCATTAAATTTCAACATGTCCCATTATTACTATGATACTATTACATTTATATACAACCTAATTCTATGCGGGGCTAAATTAAATttctttatatttaattatggtGTATATCATTAGGAGCGTGTCCCTAAACTATGGTATAAGCAAACTGATACAAATCATATGCAGCACAACATTGACAACAACCCCTCAACAACTGGAACagtgtttattaaaaaaatatttatgtctaAACCGTAACCGTCATGTAAATAGGTCTATGTCTGGTGTCAATTCCTAGCTGTAACCGCAGTGTTAAATGAAAACTGCCGGAACAAAGAGAAGcttgtaaaattatattttacaaataaattaagGTCTGCACAGTTCACTCACGACACAGTCCTTTAGAATGTAACTGCTCAGTTGAGGGAGGGTGAGCTGCCCTCGTCCCAGACCAGGTCGATGCTGGGCCACTTGGTCTGCAGACAGGTGAGCATGGGGTCGGCCGAGGCGGCGCGCATGTGGCACTCCAGCAGCGCCGCGCGCCCCGCGCGGTACACCACGCGACCGCCTGGGTTGCTGCGTGCTAGACCATTGTAGTGGTGCAGCGTGAATGTGTCGGGACATCCACGCTCGCAAGTTGGGAAAAACTCCTCCATAAATGCACTCAGGAGGATTATCCCTAGGTTCTCCGCATCTAACTTGCGTCGCATGAGCTCTACATATTCAGGCTCTGACACGAGCTCCGCAGCACAGAGCACATCCTGCAATGCAGCTGATGGGATGAAATTATTACCCTCAGGATCGAAGGAGCGGAAGATTCGCTCGGCAGACTCTCCTGCAGTCTCTGGCGCCGCCAATCGCCGCTCAAAAGAGAAAAGCACCGTCAAGTGCGTCTCTGACGCCAGTACCCACACAGGATGCTTTGGATTTTTGTAGAATGATCCCACAGTGCAATACTGCATGTGCTCCATTATGGTGAGAAACCCAATATCATTTTGTCTCTCAATGCCGCGCAGCCGGAGGCCCCCAACCACCTGGTCGTGGTCCCAGACATGGGCCACGGCTCGGCCAGTCAGCATCAAGTTTATCAGTCCCTGTGACCCATACCCGTATGTGGAGTGTATGAGGGGGTCTGACAGCTCTGACAGCTCTGCTTCTACAACACCTACTCCCTTGCTGAGAATAACACTATACAACAGAAGTAGCACTCCATACTTGTCCTTCAAAACACGAATGTTTCTAGTGTAGAATGCTTCAACCTCCGACAATCCTTGGAAGGAGTGAATTTCAATCCGCCGATGAAACTGTTCCAGGGTTTCTGTCTCTTCAGTGGCACTGGTGGAGCTAGATTCGGCTTCTGTTTCAGTTTTTCGTTGGTACACTGCCACATTATACTTAGGCGCTAGACATTGGCTTAGTATTGTACACACGGCCCGGACGAGTAGGGAGTTACACTTCTCCGAAGTGAGGTCGCGCAGGCTATGGCCGGGCGTCTCTGACAGAAGGATCTTGAGGAGGAATCCTTGCACGGGCGCGATTGCGGCGCAGGGCCCGCCCTCCTGCTGCGTAAGCGCGCTGGGTTCGTCGGCGCTGAACGTGAAGCCCTGCGCCCAGCGCCGAAACACTTCCTCCTTCACCTGCTCGCCCCACAGCAGCCGCCGCGTGTTCTCCAGCTCGCGCTCCATGCCCGCGGAGCCCCCGCGTGGCTCGCTTCCCGCTCCGGCTCCGGCGCTGTCGCTCATCTCCACTTTTTCTTCTAAAGCTCGTACGGAACCACTCGCCTTTTCTTCGGCGGAACCGATCaacatttgcataaatgccgtACTGTCTACGCCTCCTGAAAAGAAAACACAATAATTGTTACACGTTGCGATTCAATTGCGCCGCAGCGCAAGCCCACGCCGGCGCCTCGGCCGACTCGACCCAGCGAAGGCTATGGTCGCGAAAAGAACATAACCACGTAATTATACTTACTACATATATACTGCTCATTGTTActtcaataataaatatctaTTTGTCCTCCTTGTAAAACCGATTGTTCATCGAAATTgcttcaatttgcatcataaacTGCCTGtagattattaataaaaacttttcattaaTAGAAAAGAAAAGCTTACGACATAAAGGCTGccattttttaagaaaaatatcaatagcgtttcgttttcgcaTTTTCGATACGTTCCGTTTACATTGTCAGAGTGAACAGCACTAAGCgcagaaaactattaaaactgAATTATATAATTAACATATTATTAATGAACcgaattaataaaaaaacaaatacttgtACATAATGTGTTAAGAAATTGTTAATATCATAcgtttctttcaaaataattgTAACAAGAACGGAACGAAGCATTCTTTGGCCTAACAGTACAAAAAGCTAACTAGAGTATTATATTTGAAAATCAAAGTAAAAAGAGTATAACTGGTCCTTCTttgaatatatatttttttatttacttaaataccTGCTATTTTGATTATGGCTGTATGATTCATAATGTAATAGCCTTCTTAATAAAATTccgttatttaaaaaaaaatggtgttGCCAGTAGCAAATTTATTACCATTTGGTAGTAATTTGTAACTTATCTTTACGACCGTCTCACGACTTAATTTATTCAAACTATCTTTAATGCCAAAAGTATAATGAAGTATAAAGTATAATGTACAAAACTGGGGGCTTGTTTAAGACCGTGCGTAAGAGAGTCGTTACAGAAAGTAGCGAAGTCGCAAATTATATCAAAGTTCGCTCCAACAGtcaaattacattacattacacctTAATTGTGGAAAAGATTCTTTGTATCCGTTCggaattttattgaaataattatcAACTCAGCTAAACCACTGAAATAGGAAATATACTACATATAGTGGGTCTATGAGCTAAACCTACACAGTCCTATAAACTGGAGACTTGAACTTGAACAAATTAAAACCTCTTTGGATATTGTTTGAAACCTATATTCATACCTATATTCAGTTTcacgaaaaacaaaaattgaTAGTGCTAGTCTgtcataggtacctacaaaatGATAAGATAATATTTAAATGAATTCTCTATATTTATGTCGTGTAGACCTAATGCTAAAACCATGTCTCTAATATTGCACCTAAATTAAGcactaatatttattaattctcTATATTTATGTTGGTATGAAAACGAAAGTTAACAGTAGGCGTGCATAATCTACCCACCACCCACGTCACGCGTCTCGAACAAACTTTTCGAGTCCGCTTCGCTCCTAACCAATAGTCCACAATGAACGTCGGAGGATGACGTAGCGCCGCCGGACAAAACTTACGAAAATAATTTTGGTTCACGTACTTCTTCGTTTTAGCAAGTATAAGTTGTGTTGTGTTCGTGATTATCAACATGTTTTAGTGAATCATATGTGTCCGGTTTGGCTTAGTTTTAAAGTTACTTTGTGTTTTGTTTGGTTTGTTATTTACGATGAAGTTGGACTCGGGAGCTGGTAGGCGTCGCGGCCGCAGCCTGCTCGGCAGCCTCGCAGGTACGTTACATAGCGCCATTGCCATTGCATtgccttttttttaaagtatgaaATTTAACAACAAAGTGTCGAAGGAAAGTTTCAGTTGGCAAACAGACGACGTGAAAGGCGACGCTTACGGTTTCACAGAGTTATTTATGTTTGAAAACTTTTACACGCTGTGCGAACTGCGAACGTTTCAAGTGGCTTTAAGTATGTTTTTTAGGTTTAAATAATCACAACGACATTTGGCTGCACTTAAAAAGATCCTTTTTTTGTGTTAGaaaaagttaacatttcgacACAGTATTTTCGTTGCTGGCGCACCTGTGGCGATTAGCGCTTGCGCGAAAGAGACAACAAGCGAgcgttaaaaagttttttacagGTGAATACAATGTGCATTTTATAAGTGGCAGCATACCACAGTGTTCTCACGAGTCTCACGACTATGTCGTCCTCTGCTGTGAAAACATTATATTTTGAAAGAGCTGTGATTGCGTAAATTGGCACTTTGTTTAGGCTTTCGCGCATGTTACTATGGTAATTTTAGGACAAACAACGCAATACAATACAAGTACGCGTCAAGTACATGTAGTTAAAAATCCATACTCGCATTATTCTGCGTGGGTCTGTCTTTTGATACTTTTTTGATACATGAAAAATTACTGATCCGATTTTGATAATGTTGCCTTGGCAATAGGGCTACATAATGAAACGAACTAACAAGAGTAAAAAATACCTGTGACCTTTAGAAATACCTATTTAGTTGCAATATAAAGCTGATAGTTTCACTAATCTACGTTTACAATTTTGTACCTTGACTCATTCTCACCATTCATGGTTAATCTACAACAGCTGATTGTGTATAGctaattactttttaaatacCACGACCACGAGGCAATGATTTTACGCTAAAGTGCCATGCATCGCTAAGTATGCAtggttatttaaaaatattagatGACTAGATGAGTCACCTTTTCCGATTTATGTTTTGATAAAAATGCGTTAGCGATGATTGTTTCGCAACGTAAGTAAATCACACGGACGGGAATAGTAGATTACATGCCTAGGCCAGTAAAGCACAAAATGTCACATGTAGTACAAAAACATGTATGTGATCTGAggctttcttatttactggccAAGATGTGTATGCTATTTTTCTGTACGATGGAGCCGGGAAGCACTTAGgtacttcgtttagcgcagcggcctgaaattgGACGCTTTCCGGCCGAAAGACAGAAAACTTTATTATATTacagaaataaatgaatattataggacattattacacagattgactgagtcccacgttaagctcaagatggcttgtgttgcagtcactca
This genomic stretch from Leguminivora glycinivorella isolate SPB_JAAS2020 chromosome Z, LegGlyc_1.1, whole genome shotgun sequence harbors:
- the LOC125241186 gene encoding U11/U12 small nuclear ribonucleoprotein 35 kDa protein-like → MSREEDKFQRYATEYDPVKIGSIDGTDTIPHDRAILFALDSEYVPNKSVRGDARHTIFVARLHPRTTQETLISEFSDCGKIVRCRLVKDIVTGKSKQYAFIEFERSADVDRALQKHKEYIDNTEVVVEREVERVMKGWKPRRLGGGFGGNKDSGQLRFGCRDRPFKRPIKVRDDIRD
- the LOC125241128 gene encoding ubiquitin carboxyl-terminal hydrolase MINDY-3 homolog; translation: MQMLIGSAEEKASGSVRALEEKVEMSDSAGAGAGSEPRGGSAGMERELENTRRLLWGEQVKEEVFRRWAQGFTFSADEPSALTQQEGGPCAAIAPVQGFLLKILLSETPGHSLRDLTSEKCNSLLVRAVCTILSQCLAPKYNVAVYQRKTETEAESSSTSATEETETLEQFHRRIEIHSFQGLSEVEAFYTRNIRVLKDKYGVLLLLYSVILSKGVGVVEAELSELSDPLIHSTYGYGSQGLINLMLTGRAVAHVWDHDQVVGGLRLRGIERQNDIGFLTIMEHMQYCTVGSFYKNPKHPVWVLASETHLTVLFSFERRLAAPETAGESAERIFRSFDPEGNNFIPSAALQDVLCAAELVSEPEYVELMRRKLDAENLGIILLSAFMEEFFPTCERGCPDTFTLHHYNGLARSNPGGRVVYRAGRAALLECHMRAASADPMLTCLQTKWPSIDLVWDEGSSPSLN